The following are encoded in a window of Platichthys flesus chromosome 11, fPlaFle2.1, whole genome shotgun sequence genomic DNA:
- the LOC133964365 gene encoding glucocorticoid modulatory element-binding protein 1-like, producing MAGAEVTVSSGELMTVKEEEGESSGNNHKTQVILHLQPLLHGENDDIADTGTTVLAIETHHDDSKAEGEEIEYGYPITCGDSRAVLLFKKFVCPGINVRCVKFNDQLISPKQFVHLAGKATLKDWKRAIRLGGVMLRKMMDSGQIDFYQHASVCSNTCRSTKFDVLINSTRLPLGTLVQPSPSLALDPPGGQGPPLTEIVHDSAEVEETMGDRFGAAAEWSPGPARPVHPATANGHAAKRKRADATDGVLSLWKGVADSGLMGEVLSSLQTELLTTLKGVEVRSERANLQETDAVVLNSLCEMFGLLDSVKQALDLRRSLVEESIIHDSVLDGILEERRRQVCDKSTSLKLLRRQRHNNCQTQNVLSPVKTVIQPLSVLGLSAASSAHLFTHFSASTGLHLQTKTGRMDSDRDHELGEMRSQKKVHQRGQEGTEKQDASGIFKEPGPRTGMSRKDLHLRSQEEEETESLHEIEKEIIERKSSKKHKSK from the exons ATGGCGGGTGCTGAGGTCACTGTGTCTTCAGGGGAGCTCATGactgtgaaggaggaggagggggagtccAGTGGCAACAACCATAAGACTCAAGTCATCCtgcacctgcagcccctcctgCACGG GGAAAATGATGACATTGCTGACACTGGCACTACAGTCTTGGCCATAGAGACCCATCATG ATGACAGTAAAGCAGAAGGAGAGGAAATCGAGTATGGCTACCCCATCACCTGTGGCGACAGCAGAGCGGTTCTGCTGTTCAAGAAGTTTGTGTGTCCAGGAATCAATGTCAGATGTGTCAAA TTCAATGACCAGCTCATCAGTCCTAAGCAGTTTGTACATCTGGCAGGGAAAGCCACTCTGAAGGACTGGAAGAGGGCCATCAGACTTGGAGGGGTGATGCTGAg GAAAATGATGGACTCTGGCCAGATAGATTTCTACCAGCACGCCTCGGTGTGCAGCAACACCTGCCGCAGCACTAAGTTTGATGTGCTGATCAACAGCACAAGGCTTCCTCTGGGGACCCTGGTGCAGCCGAGCCCAAGTCTGGCTCTTGACCCTCCTGGAGGACAGGGGCCTCCACTGACAG AGATTGTGCATGATTCAGCAGAGGTAGAGGAGACTATGGGGGATAGGtttggtgcagcagcagagtggagcCCTGGTCCAGCTCGACCTGTCCACCCTGCCACCGCCAATGGACATGCAGCcaagagaaagagggcagacgCAACTG ATGGAGTGTTGAGCCTTTGGAAGGGTGTGGCAGACTCAGGGCTGATGGGGGAGGTCCTGTCCAGTCTCCAGACTGAATTATTAACGACTCTTAAAGGAGTGGAGGTTCGCAGTGAGAGGGCTAACCTGCAGGAGACAG ATGCCGTCGTACTTAATTCCTTGTGCGAGATGTTTGGGCTTCTCGACTCAGTGAAGCAGGCTCTGGACCTGAGGCGCAGCCTGGTCGAGGAAAGCATAATCCACGACAGTG tgtTGGATGGGATTTTGGAGGaacggaggaggcaggtttgTGATAAAAGCACATCCTTGAAACTCCTCCGACGTCAGCGCCACAACAACTGCCAAACCCAGAATGTCCTGTCCCCTGTGAAAACAGTGATCCAGCCTCTCTCTGTTCTGGGTTTATCTGCCGCATCTTCTGCTCACCTCTTCACCCATTTCTCTGCCTCCACTGGCCTGCACCTCCAGACCAAAACTGGCAGGATGGATAGCGACAGGGACCATGAGCTTGGTGAGATGAGGAGCCAGAAGAAGGTTCACCAGCGGGGACAAGAGGGCACGGAGAAACAGGACGCCTCAGGGATCTTCAAAGAGCCTGGACCAAGGACTGGGATGTCACGAAAAGACCTTCACCTTAGAAgtcaagaggaagaggagacagagagtttGCACGAGATCGAAAAGGAGATTATCGAAAGGAAGTCCTCAAAGAAACATAAAAGTAAgtga
- the si:dkey-34d22.1 gene encoding discoidin, CUB and LCCL domain-containing protein 1 isoform X1, whose translation MPATWEHTGCAGKSAVAGVWIVFSVCSAVVRAQEGDGCGHTLLGTESGTLASLNYPGTYPSNTLCKWRVRVPEGRTLQLLFGDFDVESSPDCRNGSLVITDKNGTPWLGPVCGKLDEMQKNVTLVSNEVIITFMSGPHRSGRGFLLSYTTDQYADLISCLTRGSHFSSQHLSVYCPAGCKSVAGDVWGNSERGYRDTSVLCKSAVHAGATSDTMGGRVTVTRDRSLTLYESTFANGILSKTGSLSEKKLLFSQECNNILPVSGLNASSVWNKNSQEHRRFWSSRNMDSSHEFLLWTAANNDANPWVELELSDKSTITGIITMGSNEYYTESYTLLFSRDRKTWKPYKGALSKDKKVFQAYTEGHLRVLNSLSPPVVARFIRLEPLSWQGRASAQVQVRGCPVTKLTPRSRSPGESPPIQVYTETQRPGSSPTTTDGPVLVETRPSTSQAVIVAVGVVLGLIMCGSCLLAGVWWKRRKKISQMKYSLPKIGCQSFQAKSLPCPQSELISYPLERNVHDALPSPPLNDYAEPTAAAIGQKVGSTFRPSTDEGYTTPFILNHYDTPGNLPEYAEPLPPEPEYATPFGDQPSESNLPTLTGRLHSNAHGPPVTGPPPTTSARTASSHTQYDCPSHRMLSNGYCTPALHISGPRPVSVVYAEPTSCDSLLQNPTYEEPL comes from the exons ATGCCGGCTACGTGGGAACACACCGGCTGTGCTGGGAAGTCTGCCGTTGCCGGTGTGTGGATCGTATTCAGCGTCTGTTCCGCGGTGGTTCGCGCGCAGGAGG GTGATGGCTGTGGACACACGCTGCTGGGCACGGAGTCCGGCACCTTGGCCTCTCTGAACTATCCAGGCACCTACCCCAGTAACACTTTGTGTAAGTGGAGAGTCCGAGTGCCAGAGGGCCGCACGCTGCAACTCCTGTTTGGGGATTTTGACGTTGAGAGCAGCCCGGATTGCCGCAATGGCTCCCTCGTGATCACGGACAAAAATGGAACACCCTGGCTGG GTCCAGTGTGTGGGAAGCTTGATGAGATGCAGAAGAACGTGACACTCGTAAGCAATGAAGTGATAATAACCTTCATGTCAGGACCGCACCGCTCTGGACGAGGGTTTCTGCTGTCCTACACCACAGACCAGTATGCAG aTCTCATTTCTTGCTTAACACGAGGATCTCATTTTAGCTCGCAGCATTTGAG CGTTTACTGCCCTGCTGGGTGCAAGAGTGTCGCAGGAGATGTGTGGGGGAACTCTGAACGGGGTTACAGAGAT ACCTCGGTGCTGTGCAAGTCCGCTGTCCACGCCGGAGCTACATCTGATACCATGGGGGGTCGTGTCACTGTGACTCGTGATAGAAGTCTCACACTCTATGAATCCACATTTGCCAATGGAATCCTCTCTAAAAc GGGATCATTATCTGAAAAGAAGCTGCTCTTCAGCCAAG AATGCAACAACATCCTACCGGTTTCTGGTCTTAATGCCTCCTCTGTCTGGAACAAAAACAGTCAAGAGCATAGAAGGTTCTGGTCCTCCAGAAACATGGATTCCAGCCATGAGTTCCTCCTCTGGACAGCAGCAAATAATGACGCCAACCCATGGGTGGAGCTAGAGCTGAGTGATAAAAGCACCATAACAG GAATTATAACAATGGGATCCAATGAGTACTACACAGAATCCTACACTCTTCTTTTCAGTAGGGACAGAAAGACCTGGAAGCCTTACAAAGGGGCTCTCAGCAAAGATAAAAAG GTGTTTCAGGCGTATACCGAGGGTCACCTCAGAGTTCTCAACAGCTTGTCTCCACCGGTGGTTGCTCGGTTCATTCGACTAGAGCCGCTGAGCTGGCAAGGCAGAGCCTCAGCTCAGGTCCAGGTCCGGGGTTGTCCTGTCACAAAGCTCACACCAAGGTCCCGCTCACCTGGAG AATCTCCGCCGATTCAAGTTTACACAGAAACGCAGCGCCCAGGCTCCTCTCCCACCACCACAGATGGCCCAGTGTTAGTGGAGACAAGACCCA GCACCAGTCAGGCGGTAATAGTGGCGGTGGGAGTGGTCCTGGGCTTGATAATGTGCGGCAGTTGTTTGTTGGCTGGAGTCTGGTGGAAGAGAAG aaaaaaaatatcacaaatgAAGTACTCTTTACCTAAAA tAGGTTGTCAGAGTTTCCAGGCAAAGAGTCTCCCCTGCCCGCAATCTGAGCTTATCTCCTACCCTCTGGAGCGAAATGTCCATGACGCTCTACCTAGCCCTCCTCTTAACG ACTACGCAGAGCCCACTGCTGCAGCTATTGGACAGAAGGTTGGGTCGACGTTTAGACCCTCCACAGACGAGGGCTACACCACCCCCTTCATCTTGAACCATTATGACACACCTGGCAACCTGCCAGAGTACGCCGAGCCACTTCCCCCTGAGCCCGAGTACGCCACCCCATTCGGCGATCAGCCCTCCGAGTCCAACCTGCCGACTCTGACGGGGAGGCTTCACAGCAATGCACACGGACCTCCCGTGACAGGGCCACCGCCCACCACTAGTGCCAGGACAGCATCCAGCCACACTCAGTATGACTGCCCCTCACACAGAATGCTATCCAATGGTTACTGCACTCCTGCTCTACACATCAGCGGCCCACGACCCGTCAGCGTGGTCTATGCCGAGCCAACCTCATGTGACTCATTATTGCAGAACCCCACATACGAGGAGCCTTTGTGA
- the si:dkey-34d22.1 gene encoding discoidin, CUB and LCCL domain-containing protein 1 isoform X2 produces MPATWEHTGCAGKSAVAGVWIVFSVCSAVVRAQEGDGCGHTLLGTESGTLASLNYPGTYPSNTLCKWRVRVPEGRTLQLLFGDFDVESSPDCRNGSLVITDKNGTPWLGPVCGKLDEMQKNVTLVSNEVIITFMSGPHRSGRGFLLSYTTDQYADLISCLTRGSHFSSQHLSVYCPAGCKSVAGDVWGNSERGYRDTSVLCKSAVHAGATSDTMGGRVTVTRDRSLTLYESTFANGILSKTGSLSEKKLLFSQECNNILPVSGLNASSVWNKNSQEHRRFWSSRNMDSSHEFLLWTAANNDANPWVELELSDKSTITGIITMGSNEYYTESYTLLFSRDRKTWKPYKGALSKDKKVFQAYTEGHLRVLNSLSPPVVARFIRLEPLSWQGRASAQVQVRGCPVTKLTPRSRSPGESPPIQVYTETQRPGSSPTTTDGPVLVETRPSTSQAVIVAVGVVLGLIMCGSCLLAGVWWKRRKKISQMKYSLPKSCQSFQAKSLPCPQSELISYPLERNVHDALPSPPLNDYAEPTAAAIGQKVGSTFRPSTDEGYTTPFILNHYDTPGNLPEYAEPLPPEPEYATPFGDQPSESNLPTLTGRLHSNAHGPPVTGPPPTTSARTASSHTQYDCPSHRMLSNGYCTPALHISGPRPVSVVYAEPTSCDSLLQNPTYEEPL; encoded by the exons ATGCCGGCTACGTGGGAACACACCGGCTGTGCTGGGAAGTCTGCCGTTGCCGGTGTGTGGATCGTATTCAGCGTCTGTTCCGCGGTGGTTCGCGCGCAGGAGG GTGATGGCTGTGGACACACGCTGCTGGGCACGGAGTCCGGCACCTTGGCCTCTCTGAACTATCCAGGCACCTACCCCAGTAACACTTTGTGTAAGTGGAGAGTCCGAGTGCCAGAGGGCCGCACGCTGCAACTCCTGTTTGGGGATTTTGACGTTGAGAGCAGCCCGGATTGCCGCAATGGCTCCCTCGTGATCACGGACAAAAATGGAACACCCTGGCTGG GTCCAGTGTGTGGGAAGCTTGATGAGATGCAGAAGAACGTGACACTCGTAAGCAATGAAGTGATAATAACCTTCATGTCAGGACCGCACCGCTCTGGACGAGGGTTTCTGCTGTCCTACACCACAGACCAGTATGCAG aTCTCATTTCTTGCTTAACACGAGGATCTCATTTTAGCTCGCAGCATTTGAG CGTTTACTGCCCTGCTGGGTGCAAGAGTGTCGCAGGAGATGTGTGGGGGAACTCTGAACGGGGTTACAGAGAT ACCTCGGTGCTGTGCAAGTCCGCTGTCCACGCCGGAGCTACATCTGATACCATGGGGGGTCGTGTCACTGTGACTCGTGATAGAAGTCTCACACTCTATGAATCCACATTTGCCAATGGAATCCTCTCTAAAAc GGGATCATTATCTGAAAAGAAGCTGCTCTTCAGCCAAG AATGCAACAACATCCTACCGGTTTCTGGTCTTAATGCCTCCTCTGTCTGGAACAAAAACAGTCAAGAGCATAGAAGGTTCTGGTCCTCCAGAAACATGGATTCCAGCCATGAGTTCCTCCTCTGGACAGCAGCAAATAATGACGCCAACCCATGGGTGGAGCTAGAGCTGAGTGATAAAAGCACCATAACAG GAATTATAACAATGGGATCCAATGAGTACTACACAGAATCCTACACTCTTCTTTTCAGTAGGGACAGAAAGACCTGGAAGCCTTACAAAGGGGCTCTCAGCAAAGATAAAAAG GTGTTTCAGGCGTATACCGAGGGTCACCTCAGAGTTCTCAACAGCTTGTCTCCACCGGTGGTTGCTCGGTTCATTCGACTAGAGCCGCTGAGCTGGCAAGGCAGAGCCTCAGCTCAGGTCCAGGTCCGGGGTTGTCCTGTCACAAAGCTCACACCAAGGTCCCGCTCACCTGGAG AATCTCCGCCGATTCAAGTTTACACAGAAACGCAGCGCCCAGGCTCCTCTCCCACCACCACAGATGGCCCAGTGTTAGTGGAGACAAGACCCA GCACCAGTCAGGCGGTAATAGTGGCGGTGGGAGTGGTCCTGGGCTTGATAATGTGCGGCAGTTGTTTGTTGGCTGGAGTCTGGTGGAAGAGAAG aaaaaaaatatcacaaatgAAGTACTCTTTACCTAAAA GTTGTCAGAGTTTCCAGGCAAAGAGTCTCCCCTGCCCGCAATCTGAGCTTATCTCCTACCCTCTGGAGCGAAATGTCCATGACGCTCTACCTAGCCCTCCTCTTAACG ACTACGCAGAGCCCACTGCTGCAGCTATTGGACAGAAGGTTGGGTCGACGTTTAGACCCTCCACAGACGAGGGCTACACCACCCCCTTCATCTTGAACCATTATGACACACCTGGCAACCTGCCAGAGTACGCCGAGCCACTTCCCCCTGAGCCCGAGTACGCCACCCCATTCGGCGATCAGCCCTCCGAGTCCAACCTGCCGACTCTGACGGGGAGGCTTCACAGCAATGCACACGGACCTCCCGTGACAGGGCCACCGCCCACCACTAGTGCCAGGACAGCATCCAGCCACACTCAGTATGACTGCCCCTCACACAGAATGCTATCCAATGGTTACTGCACTCCTGCTCTACACATCAGCGGCCCACGACCCGTCAGCGTGGTCTATGCCGAGCCAACCTCATGTGACTCATTATTGCAGAACCCCACATACGAGGAGCCTTTGTGA
- the si:ch211-79k12.2 gene encoding zinc finger protein 485, whose product MDKDKSHETHAPCSWMEMHQFIGELITSGNTSKDQPDVLNAAWGMSGGAGAALGFKAASLEPLQHPPPALDKTEAEAGRHTQPRSPQRKGEAGDRREDVHHVCTCPGCPYSTSPPSFETLKPRQSLCSMGRSDARCHPKDLSVCLPDTTGQSSSSSISSGALELGTRTSGRLQGEDADRGAQSPDQNSEAHPPRASSSSLSSLSVFPCLCCHRNLQPCSQSSSSQDGSDSPLSQTHAHHHFHHHHCPLTSCFPCPHLAHSSSQQLSGPFPCFSCQRAFPTCPQVFHHQQRPTQQREQRGRPAAPLLSLHPCMHCSASFTRPSQLLQHQRAEHAHKPSGFICTECGRAFNSHSNLRIHLNVHTGARPYTCSDCGKSFSQSGALKIHRRIHTGERPYSCGFCGRGFPHLAGVRAHQRTHTGEKPYRCSQCGKCFTQSGALKIHTRIHTGERPFICSLCGKSFSNRSGIRFHYRTVHGLAFENAGEAGAGGAHRGAAGQGYPRTSPPASVGQNAPNRVDSESHPPATSREAAESTAAEARNPGSNRERLLYACEDCGLRFKDAPSRNRHQTLEHYSSEGRDEEEGVGAEERVKHK is encoded by the exons ATGGACAAAGACAAGAGCCACGAAACT CATGCTCCGTGCTCCTGGATGGAGATGCATCAGTTCATTGGGGAGCTCATCACATCTGGAAACACCTCCAAGGATCAGCCAGATGTGCTAAACGCAGCCTGGGGCATGAGTGGAGGTGCTGGAGCGGCTCTGGGGTTCAAAGCCGCTTCGCTCGAGCCTCTACAACATCCTCCACCTGCGCTGGACAAGACGGAGGCAGAGGCCGGCCGACACACCCAGCCTCGGTCCCctcagaggaaaggagaggCCGGGGACAGaagagaag ATGTGCATCACGTCTGCACCTGCCCTGGCTGCCCTTACTCCACGTCCCCGCCTTCCTTTGAGACCTTGAAACCAAGACAGTCTCTGTGCTCGATGGGGAGGTCAGACGCCCGGTGCCACCCCAAAGACCTCAGCGTGTGCCTCCCGGACACCACCggacaaagcagcagcagcagcatcagcagcggCGCATTGGAGTTAGGGACCAGGACCTCCGGCCGACTGCAGGGGGAGGACGCAGACAGAGGGGCCCAGAGCCCGGACCAGAACTCAGAGGCTCATCCACCCAGAGCGTCCTCGAGCTCCTTGTCCAGTCTCTCCGTGTTCCCCTGCCTGTGCTGCCATCGCAACCTCCAGCCCTGCAGTCAGTCGTCAAGCAGCCAGGACGGCTCGGACTCGCCGCTTTCCCAAACCCACGcccatcatcattttcatcaccACCACTGCCCTCTGACCTCTTGTTTTCCCTGCCCTCATCTTGCCCACTCTAGCTCCCAGCAGCTGTCTGGTCCCTTTCCGTGCTTCTCCTGCCAGCGCGCCTTTCCCACCTGCCCTCAGGTCTTCCACCACCAGCAGAGGCCGACTCAGCAGCGGGAGCAGAGAGGCAGGCCGGCCGCCCCGCTGCTGTCACTGCACCCCTGCATGCACTGCTCTGCCTCCTTCACGCGACCgtcccagctgctgcagcaccagCGCGCCGAGCACGCCCACAAGCCGTCAGGCTTCATCTGCACGGAATGCGGCAGGGCCTTCAACTCCCACAGCAACCTGCGCATCCATCTCAACGTGCACACCGGAGCCCGGCCCTACACCTGCTCCGACTGTGGGAAGAGTTTTAGCCAATCAGGGGCTCTGAAGATCCACAGGCGGATTCACACAGGGGAGAGGCCGTACTCCTGCGGGTTCTGCGGCAGGGGGTTCCCCCATCTGGCGGGGGTCCGGGCCCACCAGAGGACCCACACCGGAGAGAAGCCCTACCGCTGCAGCCAGTGTGGGAAATGTTTCACGCAGTCGGGGGCTTTGAAGATTCACACCCGCATCCACACAGGAGAGAGGCCCTTCATCTGCAGCCTCTGTGGGAAAAGCTTCTCCAACCGCTCTGGGATCCGCTTCCACTACCGCACAGTCCACGGCCTGGCGTTCGAAAATGCAGGGGAAGCTGGAGCTGGGGGAGCGCATCGTGGGGCAGCAGGCCAGGGTTATCCCAGGACTTCGCCCCCGGCCAGTGTTGGCCAAAATGCACCCAACAGGGTAGATAGTGAATCACATCCACCTGCCACTTCCAGAGAAGCTGCTGAGTCGACCGCTGCTGAAGCAAGAAACCCAGGCAGTAACAGAGAGCGGCTTCTGTACGCATGTGAAGACTGTGGCCTGCGTTTTAAAGATGCCCCGTCCAGGAACAGACACCAGACCCTGGAGCACTACTCCTCTGAggggagagacgaggaggagggggttggAGCAGAGGAAAGAGTTAAGCACAAATGA